One segment of Radiobacillus kanasensis DNA contains the following:
- the obgE gene encoding GTPase ObgE: MFVDQVKVYVKAGDGGNGLVAYRREKYVPLGGPAGGDGGNGGDVVFQVDEGLNTLMDFRYKRHFKANRGENGMSKGQHGKNAEPLILMVPPGTTVRDEETGQIIADLLYHGQQAVIARGGRGGRGNIRFATPRNPAPDMAENGEPGRERDIQIELKLLADVGLVGFPSVGKSTLLSVVTAAKPKIADYHFTTLAPNLGVVETEDQRSFVLADLPGLIEGAHEGIGLGHQFLRHVERTRVIVHVIDIAGTEGRDPYEDYLTINEELKAYDESLSDRPQIVAANKMDLPEAEDNLKAFTEKVDVPVYPISTITRAGIRELLFAAADILDTIPKDNKPIEEQEERVVYRHEQEPEAFRVSRDSDGSFVLTGERIEKLFKMTDFNRDESVRRFARQLRGMGVDEALREKGAQDGDTVRLLEYEFEFVE, translated from the coding sequence GTGTTTGTTGATCAGGTCAAGGTCTATGTGAAAGCCGGTGACGGTGGAAACGGCCTTGTAGCATATCGAAGAGAAAAATACGTTCCATTAGGAGGACCAGCTGGTGGAGATGGTGGAAATGGTGGAGACGTTGTCTTCCAAGTAGATGAAGGTCTTAATACCCTTATGGATTTCCGTTACAAGCGGCACTTTAAAGCAAACCGTGGCGAAAACGGAATGAGTAAGGGACAGCATGGAAAAAATGCGGAACCGCTTATTTTGATGGTTCCACCTGGTACTACCGTTCGGGATGAAGAAACGGGACAGATAATCGCGGATTTACTCTATCATGGACAACAAGCGGTCATCGCTCGAGGTGGTCGTGGTGGAAGAGGAAACATTCGCTTTGCTACGCCTAGAAACCCAGCGCCAGATATGGCTGAAAATGGAGAACCAGGTAGAGAACGAGATATACAAATAGAATTAAAACTTCTCGCAGATGTTGGACTAGTCGGATTTCCGAGTGTAGGAAAATCCACTCTGTTGTCTGTCGTAACAGCAGCAAAGCCAAAAATTGCAGATTATCATTTTACAACGTTAGCCCCTAATCTAGGTGTCGTAGAAACAGAGGATCAACGAAGCTTCGTGCTTGCAGACCTTCCTGGATTGATTGAAGGAGCCCATGAAGGGATTGGGTTAGGTCATCAGTTTTTAAGACATGTAGAGCGGACAAGAGTAATCGTCCATGTCATCGATATTGCGGGAACCGAAGGGCGTGACCCTTATGAGGACTATTTAACGATTAATGAGGAGTTGAAAGCATACGACGAATCTCTATCGGATAGACCTCAAATCGTGGCAGCGAATAAAATGGATCTACCGGAGGCAGAGGATAATCTTAAAGCTTTTACGGAGAAAGTGGACGTTCCCGTTTACCCGATTTCAACAATTACACGAGCAGGTATCCGTGAACTATTGTTTGCGGCAGCTGATATACTCGATACAATTCCAAAAGATAATAAACCAATCGAAGAACAGGAAGAAAGAGTGGTTTACCGGCATGAACAGGAACCAGAAGCCTTCCGTGTTTCGAGAGATTCCGATGGTTCCTTCGTGTTGACAGGAGAACGTATTGAAAAATTATTTAAGATGACGGACTTTAACCGTGATGAGTCGGTACGGCGATTTGCAAGACAGCTAAGAGGAATGGGAGTAGATGAAGCGCTCCGAGAAAAAGGAGCCCAAGACGGCGATACGGTTCGATTATTGGAATATGAGTTTGAATTTGTGGAGTAG
- a CDS encoding Spo0B domain-containing protein, which produces MVELLSFYRHDWLNELQLLMGYASMDKMDKVKDKVEACIEAAKMERRISNLKMSKTALWVLSFNWYHSNFRLNFSVYKDFGDLSKFDESIHKQATEFVDILEQYSDPMEMYEGTFLIQSLDEDQTEVVLSFHGKFSNEESLYNALDEIELEKVTVEQEEEEIMTCSISWICNSK; this is translated from the coding sequence ATGGTCGAGTTGTTAAGTTTTTACCGACACGACTGGCTAAATGAACTACAGTTGCTCATGGGATACGCTTCTATGGATAAAATGGACAAAGTAAAGGATAAAGTAGAAGCATGTATCGAAGCAGCAAAGATGGAAAGAAGAATATCCAATTTAAAAATGTCTAAAACAGCACTTTGGGTACTAAGCTTTAATTGGTATCATTCCAATTTTCGTTTGAATTTCTCTGTATATAAGGACTTTGGAGACTTATCGAAGTTTGATGAATCTATACATAAACAAGCCACTGAATTTGTGGACATACTGGAACAATACAGCGATCCAATGGAAATGTACGAGGGCACGTTCTTGATTCAATCTCTTGATGAAGACCAAACAGAGGTGGTTCTCTCCTTCCATGGGAAGTTTTCAAATGAAGAATCCTTATATAATGCTTTAGATGAAATAGAATTGGAGAAAGTAACAGTAGAACAAGAAGAGGAAGAAATCATGACATGTAGCATATCGTGGATATGTAACTCTAAATGA
- the rpmA gene encoding 50S ribosomal protein L27, protein MLRLDLQFFSQKKGQGSTKNGRDSEAKRLGAKRADGQFVTGGSILYRQRGTKIYPGENVGRGGDDTLFAKVDGVVKFERYGRDRKKVSVYPVAQEA, encoded by the coding sequence ATGCTACGTCTAGATTTACAGTTCTTCTCTCAGAAGAAAGGTCAAGGTAGTACAAAAAACGGTCGTGACTCTGAAGCAAAACGTCTTGGTGCCAAGCGTGCGGATGGTCAATTCGTAACTGGTGGATCTATTCTTTACCGTCAACGCGGTACTAAAATCTATCCAGGTGAGAACGTAGGCCGTGGTGGAGATGACACACTTTTCGCTAAAGTGGACGGAGTCGTAAAATTCGAACGTTACGGACGCGATCGCAAAAAAGTTAGTGTATATCCTGTAGCTCAAGAAGCTTAA
- a CDS encoding ribosomal-processing cysteine protease Prp, which yields MIQVTAYRNKGNLYAFEMSGHAESVSEGYDLVCAGASAVSFGAVNAVIKLCSIEPEITQAGKEGGYLKVKLPDHLDVETHQKAAFLLEGMMVSLETIVRDYGQYIMISDK from the coding sequence ATGATTCAAGTTACAGCTTACCGTAATAAAGGCAACCTATATGCATTCGAGATGAGTGGCCATGCCGAAAGTGTATCAGAAGGGTACGATTTGGTATGTGCTGGAGCATCTGCTGTGTCGTTCGGTGCGGTCAATGCCGTGATAAAACTTTGCTCCATAGAGCCGGAGATTACCCAAGCGGGTAAAGAAGGTGGCTATTTGAAGGTGAAGTTACCCGATCACTTAGATGTGGAAACTCATCAGAAAGCAGCGTTCCTTTTAGAAGGTATGATGGTTTCGCTTGAAACAATTGTACGTGACTATGGACAGTATATAATGATCTCTGATAAATAA
- the rplU gene encoding 50S ribosomal protein L21 translates to MYAIIETGGKQVKVEEGQAIYVEKLDGEAGSSVTFDKVLFVGGDDAKVGAPYVEGASVTAKVEKQGRAKKVTVIKFKAKKNYRRKQGHRQPYTKVTIEKINA, encoded by the coding sequence ATGTACGCAATTATTGAAACTGGTGGTAAGCAAGTCAAAGTAGAAGAAGGCCAAGCTATCTATGTAGAAAAATTAGACGGCGAAGCTGGTAGCTCTGTAACGTTTGATAAAGTTCTTTTCGTTGGTGGTGACGACGCTAAAGTTGGTGCTCCATACGTAGAAGGTGCTTCTGTAACGGCTAAAGTTGAAAAACAAGGTCGTGCGAAAAAAGTTACAGTTATCAAGTTTAAAGCGAAGAAAAACTACCGTCGTAAGCAAGGTCATCGTCAGCCTTACACAAAAGTAACGATTGAAAAAATCAATGCTTAA